A part of Shewanella sp. Choline-02u-19 genomic DNA contains:
- a CDS encoding TonB-dependent receptor produces MKQLGSLSPLYLALFAASLAFPSTSWAGKVEGAITDEATKMPLEGALISIEELNLKQESSRDGRFFFQEVPKGQYTLVVEYLGGTTYRSQIQVGEVSLINKQIELKGQGVEHIQVVGQRGALSKSLNRQRAADNLVSVLSADALGNFPDTNISEALQRVPGVSIERDQGEGRFVRIRGMAPDYNAVSMNGTRLPSPDSDRRAVALDVVPSDLLQSVEVTKTLTPDMDADSLGGAIEVKSLSAFDRDDTYFNVSAEGSFDEMTESVNPKLAGSYSDIFQENLGVAIAASWYNRDFGSDNVETGGNWSFDDPAVLEEVEQRDYQINRERVGLGANLDFRPNDDNDLFLRTLYSGFVDTETRNANEIKWDDGTLPDSPNTAEATRSLKSREEDQSIISIVLGGESRFDTWTLNYQTSWSRAQADKPRYIGGADFEGEFDDVAYQDPTVPIISASEGFYSADEYQLDKVEIAESNTVDTITSTKFDLSKTWRVAERPVALKFGAKYSARAKENREDIWIYEDFDEQGISDEQLAMSQFSAAEPNYNLGRFGPSIAADPIWDLVNSMNDTVAKDEIESRINDFNIDEDITAAYLMGHIDIDSLRLLAGVRFEHTAVQSQGSGFDESKDDFFANNTDRDYQHWLPGFHLNYKWSDKTVVRASWTNTIVRPTFGQLAPGYLIEQDDDELEASFGNPDLEALEAINWDFSIEYYMGGLGVISAGGFYKDITNFIYEADLAGYGKYQNFDKAETFVNGDEADILGLELAYVQEFGFMPEGWRGLIFTSNLTLSDSTAHISWQDDGEQGRDIPLPSQSELTANASFGYENPYVSVRLSAAYKSEYLVEVTELDDADFDIYQDAHTQWDFVAKSFITEEITVYFKAINITDEPFYAYTRESRYNAQYEEYGRTFQLGIQFINF; encoded by the coding sequence ATGAAGCAGCTCGGTTCGCTATCACCGCTCTACCTTGCACTTTTTGCCGCCAGCTTAGCTTTTCCATCAACCTCATGGGCTGGAAAAGTCGAAGGTGCGATTACAGATGAAGCGACAAAAATGCCACTGGAGGGAGCGCTCATCAGTATTGAAGAGCTAAACCTCAAGCAGGAGTCGAGTCGTGATGGTCGCTTTTTTTTCCAAGAGGTACCCAAGGGACAATACACTTTAGTCGTGGAGTATTTGGGAGGAACCACTTACCGGTCGCAGATCCAAGTGGGTGAAGTTAGCCTGATCAATAAGCAAATTGAGCTGAAAGGTCAGGGAGTAGAGCATATTCAAGTTGTTGGCCAACGAGGTGCATTGAGTAAGTCTTTAAACCGCCAGCGAGCGGCTGACAACTTAGTCAGCGTATTGAGTGCGGATGCGCTGGGTAACTTTCCCGACACCAATATTAGCGAGGCTTTACAGCGAGTTCCTGGCGTCTCTATTGAGCGCGATCAGGGTGAAGGCCGCTTTGTTCGCATCCGCGGAATGGCACCAGATTATAATGCGGTATCGATGAATGGCACGCGCTTACCATCACCAGACAGTGACCGCCGCGCGGTGGCGCTGGATGTGGTGCCATCTGACTTGTTGCAATCTGTTGAGGTAACTAAAACCCTAACGCCTGATATGGACGCCGACTCTCTCGGTGGTGCCATTGAAGTGAAAAGCCTATCGGCTTTTGACCGTGACGATACCTACTTTAATGTGAGTGCTGAAGGCAGTTTTGATGAGATGACCGAAAGTGTTAATCCTAAACTTGCGGGCAGTTATAGCGACATTTTTCAAGAAAACCTCGGCGTTGCCATTGCTGCGAGTTGGTATAACCGCGACTTTGGCTCTGATAATGTTGAAACCGGTGGCAACTGGAGCTTTGATGACCCGGCAGTGTTAGAAGAGGTTGAGCAGCGAGATTATCAAATCAATCGCGAGCGAGTTGGGCTTGGCGCTAACCTTGATTTCAGACCCAATGATGACAATGACCTGTTTTTACGCACGTTGTATAGTGGCTTTGTCGATACCGAAACCCGTAATGCTAACGAGATAAAATGGGATGATGGCACCTTACCGGACAGTCCTAATACTGCAGAAGCGACCCGTTCGTTGAAATCACGAGAAGAAGATCAGTCGATCATTTCAATCGTGCTTGGGGGTGAGTCTAGGTTCGACACATGGACACTTAACTACCAGACGAGTTGGAGCCGAGCACAAGCGGATAAGCCACGTTATATAGGGGGGGCTGACTTTGAAGGCGAATTCGATGATGTTGCTTACCAAGATCCCACAGTTCCAATAATCTCAGCATCTGAAGGATTCTACAGCGCTGATGAGTACCAGTTAGATAAAGTCGAAATAGCAGAATCCAACACCGTCGATACCATCACATCAACTAAGTTTGATTTAAGTAAAACATGGCGGGTGGCAGAAAGGCCGGTAGCGCTAAAGTTTGGTGCAAAGTACAGTGCTCGCGCTAAAGAAAACCGTGAAGATATTTGGATCTATGAGGATTTCGACGAGCAAGGTATTAGCGATGAACAGTTGGCTATGAGTCAGTTTTCAGCTGCAGAACCTAATTATAATCTCGGTCGATTTGGGCCCTCTATTGCTGCTGATCCCATTTGGGATTTGGTTAATAGCATGAATGATACCGTTGCAAAAGATGAGATTGAATCGCGGATTAATGACTTTAATATCGACGAAGATATTACCGCTGCTTACCTTATGGGCCATATTGATATCGATAGTCTCCGCCTACTAGCGGGTGTGCGCTTTGAACACACAGCTGTGCAGTCGCAAGGCTCTGGCTTTGATGAAAGTAAAGATGATTTCTTTGCCAATAACACCGACCGTGATTATCAGCATTGGCTACCTGGCTTCCACCTTAACTATAAGTGGAGTGATAAAACGGTAGTGCGTGCATCATGGACTAACACGATTGTACGTCCTACATTTGGTCAATTGGCACCCGGTTACTTAATTGAGCAAGATGACGATGAGTTAGAAGCGAGCTTTGGTAACCCGGATCTAGAAGCATTAGAAGCCATTAACTGGGATTTCAGTATTGAGTACTACATGGGCGGCCTCGGGGTTATCTCTGCTGGTGGCTTTTACAAAGATATTACCAATTTTATCTATGAAGCAGATTTAGCTGGCTATGGTAAATACCAAAATTTTGATAAAGCAGAGACCTTTGTTAATGGTGACGAAGCGGATATTTTAGGGCTAGAGCTGGCTTATGTGCAGGAGTTTGGGTTTATGCCTGAAGGCTGGCGCGGCCTTATCTTTACCAGCAATCTAACCTTGAGTGATTCAACTGCGCATATCAGTTGGCAAGATGATGGTGAACAGGGACGCGACATTCCATTACCGAGTCAGTCAGAACTTACCGCAAACGCGTCTTTTGGATATGAAAATCCCTATGTGAGTGTGCGCCTTTCTGCAGCCTATAAGTCTGAATATTTGGTTGAGGTCACAGAGTTGGATGATGCCGATTTTGATATCTACCAAGATGCACATACCCAGTGGGATTTTGTTGCCAAAAGCTTTATCACAGAAGAGATCACTGTCTATTTTAAAGCGATAAACATTACCGATGAACCTTTCTATGCCTATACCCGAGAGAGCCGTTATAACGCCCAATACGAAGAGTATGGCCGTACATTCCAGCTAGGTATCCAGTTCATCAACTTTTAA
- a CDS encoding phytase, whose translation MINTKNIITTVAATLFSCQLGTAMANPVAQQVRTALQGPIAASEMAMWDQRALFASERLGLVIEDKQLLKVIVPGQFEYLAVHKDIALTYDTEIDQVQGINLSLSNTQRLSLLPKRSFQVEWLCLQPRQADKNLYAWLGDDAGHAEQWLLSSDGQWQPQLVRSLSVSMGALKCAVDDNEQLYVLDNHQGLWRYPAAPYVAAESALAISMPDNDLSGLVINAGQIMMMDESGHIFDAKGDKVAAPFKGLQTLESLYVTDKQLWAYSDDDAQFYQAPWQPPTKVVLASNELIKEIPTAVESDISDRAGDTMDDPAIWIHPTTPEKSRVLGTNKRWGLLSFSMQGEQQQAIGAGRVNNIDIRQRVLLGGEYRDIAVASNRDRNSLSIFNVDEYGVLTQLPEQATTLSDIYGLCLYQPSEDELYVFANEKSGLVSQIELKWQDNHLKATQVRQFSVPSQPEGCVADDANKQLFLGEENAGIWAFNLDDKSANLSGKMIIKVGGPLVADIEGISLYQADSETGYLVVSSQGNDSYLLYNSTAPYAYVDRFRIGINASKGYDGSAETDGLDVTSSAVGSGVWSQGMMVVQDGRNRMPDQNQNFKWVPWSEISQTLQLGAKD comes from the coding sequence ATGATTAACACCAAAAACATAATAACGACAGTAGCAGCCACTCTTTTTAGTTGTCAGCTCGGAACCGCGATGGCCAATCCCGTAGCGCAGCAAGTCAGAACGGCTTTACAGGGACCTATCGCGGCAAGTGAGATGGCGATGTGGGATCAGCGAGCACTATTTGCCAGTGAGCGCCTAGGGTTAGTAATTGAAGATAAGCAGCTATTAAAAGTCATTGTACCGGGTCAGTTTGAATATTTGGCAGTGCATAAAGATATCGCACTCACTTACGACACTGAGATAGATCAAGTGCAAGGGATTAATTTGAGCCTAAGCAATACTCAACGTTTGTCACTGCTGCCAAAACGCTCATTTCAAGTCGAGTGGCTATGCTTGCAACCACGCCAAGCGGATAAGAATCTTTATGCGTGGTTAGGGGATGATGCAGGGCATGCGGAGCAGTGGTTACTGTCGTCTGATGGACAATGGCAACCACAATTAGTACGTAGTTTATCGGTATCAATGGGCGCGTTGAAATGCGCCGTCGATGATAATGAGCAGTTATATGTACTCGATAATCATCAAGGTTTATGGCGTTATCCTGCAGCGCCGTATGTGGCGGCAGAATCTGCGCTTGCTATCTCTATGCCCGATAACGACTTATCTGGTTTAGTCATTAACGCGGGCCAGATCATGATGATGGATGAAAGCGGGCACATTTTTGATGCTAAGGGCGATAAAGTCGCAGCGCCTTTCAAAGGGCTGCAAACACTCGAAAGTCTGTACGTGACTGATAAGCAGCTTTGGGCTTATTCGGACGACGACGCTCAGTTCTATCAAGCGCCATGGCAACCACCGACCAAAGTCGTGCTGGCCTCAAACGAGCTGATAAAAGAGATCCCAACGGCAGTAGAAAGTGATATTTCTGATAGAGCGGGCGATACCATGGACGACCCCGCGATATGGATTCACCCAACCACACCAGAAAAAAGCCGTGTACTGGGGACTAATAAACGTTGGGGGTTGTTGAGCTTTTCTATGCAAGGTGAGCAACAGCAGGCCATTGGTGCGGGGCGGGTCAACAATATCGACATTAGGCAAAGGGTGTTATTGGGCGGCGAGTACCGCGATATCGCCGTTGCCAGCAATCGTGATCGCAATAGCTTGAGTATCTTTAATGTCGATGAGTATGGTGTGCTTACGCAGCTACCGGAACAAGCGACCACGCTGAGCGATATTTATGGCCTGTGTTTGTATCAACCCAGTGAAGATGAGCTATATGTTTTTGCCAATGAGAAGTCAGGGTTAGTCAGTCAAATCGAACTAAAATGGCAAGATAATCATCTTAAAGCGACGCAAGTACGGCAGTTCAGTGTCCCCAGCCAACCGGAGGGTTGTGTCGCCGATGATGCTAACAAACAGTTATTCCTCGGTGAAGAAAATGCGGGTATATGGGCCTTTAATCTTGATGATAAGTCAGCAAACTTAAGCGGCAAGATGATCATTAAAGTGGGCGGGCCGCTGGTGGCCGATATCGAGGGAATATCACTTTATCAAGCTGACAGTGAAACGGGCTATTTAGTGGTATCTAGCCAAGGCAATGATAGCTATTTGCTGTACAACAGCACCGCACCTTATGCCTATGTTGATCGCTTTCGAATTGGCATTAATGCAAGTAAGGGTTATGACGGCAGCGCCGAAACTGATGGACTCGATGTGACCTCAAGTGCGGTTGGGAGTGGGGTTTGGTCACAAGGCATGATGGTGGTGCAAGATGGCCGTAATCGAATGCCGGACCAGAATCAAAATTTTAAGTGGGTGCCTTGGAGTGAGATTAGCCAAACATTGCAGTTAGGAGCTAAGGACTAA
- a CDS encoding TonB-dependent receptor family protein, with the protein MLNRNKIFNLSTIAVAISSSFYCSAVFAETPKTEQKPEIIIVTGSLLGDSEVADLKTYTGNRSIITSEQLERTAVRSIDTALQQVPGLKVKDESGTGVLPNISVRGLDSSRSGYAQILLDGIPMTLAPYGHTGQSLFPATLFMIDRIDVARGGASIQYGPNNVGGVINLVSKPISTDWETSLNERITFFGDSRNLYDTNISTGGAVNDDFSMRLDGNFIKGESFRDHSDTDVTNVMLKTVWNIDEQNSLDATLQYYDAFSELPGALNSAAYDADRSQSLRPNDEFEADTKRVSLNYNHVLDDSKTIDYGELDLTVFGNKSKRNFQWDFYNKNSDTDGNLGSHWADTTQEATHLRNSPREFAVFGIEPKASLLLDGDISQHIIAGVRYVNEDISYQLNQIDKSTQVAVRPRDWQMDTNAMAYYISDKIGFLDDRLSVTPGIRFEDVRMTFTNVGQDYSQDNHVQEWLPGITVGYEFTDSWFGYANAQRSLRTPQISQLWPKGQTLESELSWNYEAGVRFTPTERSNLNLAVYRIDFKNKAEYSRDISMFVNIGKTQNQGVELEGTYSPMSLPDLTLTGAYNYLDTEQLEGQYAGNQLPFASKHQLSASALYSIKDIDLGLLAFYYSESFADLANSVDENISGTAGEIPEYTVVNFNIGTELFKQNNSGLKLGLSVNNLFDNEYFFRGLDVSPAGKVPAPGRSFSLDIGYTF; encoded by the coding sequence ATGTTAAACCGCAACAAAATATTCAACTTGAGCACGATTGCAGTGGCGATTTCAAGCAGTTTTTACTGCTCAGCAGTCTTTGCTGAAACACCTAAAACAGAGCAAAAACCAGAAATCATTATCGTCACGGGTAGTTTACTTGGTGACTCTGAAGTCGCGGATCTAAAAACGTATACCGGTAACCGCTCTATTATTACTTCTGAGCAATTAGAACGCACAGCGGTGAGATCAATTGATACTGCATTACAGCAAGTACCAGGACTAAAAGTTAAAGATGAAAGTGGCACTGGTGTGCTACCCAATATTTCAGTGCGTGGCTTAGATAGCAGCCGTAGCGGCTATGCACAGATCTTACTCGATGGCATTCCAATGACGCTCGCTCCCTACGGTCATACAGGCCAATCGCTGTTCCCTGCCACCCTATTTATGATTGATAGAATCGATGTGGCTCGCGGTGGCGCTTCTATTCAATATGGCCCTAATAATGTCGGTGGCGTTATTAACCTAGTCTCAAAACCTATCTCAACCGATTGGGAAACGAGCCTCAATGAACGCATTACATTTTTTGGTGATAGCCGCAATTTGTATGATACCAATATCAGCACCGGTGGAGCCGTTAATGATGACTTCTCTATGCGCTTGGATGGCAACTTTATCAAAGGCGAGTCTTTTAGAGATCACTCCGATACTGACGTTACCAACGTAATGCTAAAAACAGTGTGGAATATCGATGAACAGAACAGCCTTGATGCCACACTGCAATACTACGATGCCTTCTCAGAGCTTCCCGGCGCGCTAAACTCAGCGGCTTATGATGCGGATCGTAGCCAATCGCTGCGGCCTAATGATGAATTTGAAGCCGACACTAAGCGAGTCTCTCTTAACTATAATCATGTGCTTGATGACTCTAAAACCATTGACTACGGTGAGCTAGATTTAACCGTATTTGGCAATAAAAGTAAGCGTAACTTCCAGTGGGATTTTTATAACAAAAATAGTGATACTGACGGTAACTTAGGTTCACATTGGGCTGATACCACCCAAGAAGCAACGCATTTGCGTAACTCACCGCGTGAATTTGCAGTTTTTGGTATTGAACCTAAGGCTAGCTTGCTGCTCGATGGCGATATTTCTCAGCACATTATTGCTGGCGTTCGTTATGTAAACGAAGACATTAGCTATCAGTTGAATCAAATCGACAAGTCGACTCAAGTTGCTGTTCGCCCCCGAGACTGGCAGATGGACACCAATGCCATGGCCTATTACATCAGCGACAAAATAGGCTTCCTTGACGATAGATTATCGGTGACACCGGGGATCCGCTTTGAAGATGTACGCATGACGTTTACTAACGTGGGCCAAGACTATAGCCAAGACAACCATGTGCAAGAATGGCTTCCGGGTATCACCGTTGGCTATGAGTTTACTGATAGTTGGTTTGGTTATGCTAATGCGCAGCGTTCATTGCGCACACCACAAATCTCTCAACTTTGGCCAAAAGGGCAAACATTGGAGTCAGAGTTATCGTGGAACTATGAGGCAGGTGTTCGCTTTACTCCAACTGAGCGCAGCAACTTGAATTTAGCGGTCTATCGTATCGACTTTAAAAACAAAGCCGAGTACAGCAGAGATATCAGCATGTTCGTCAATATCGGTAAAACTCAAAACCAAGGTGTTGAGCTAGAGGGCACATACTCGCCAATGTCTTTGCCGGACCTGACGTTAACCGGTGCATATAACTACTTGGATACCGAACAACTCGAGGGGCAATATGCAGGCAACCAACTACCTTTCGCTTCAAAGCATCAACTTTCAGCCAGTGCTCTCTATAGCATCAAGGATATAGATTTAGGATTGTTGGCATTCTACTACAGCGAATCATTTGCAGATCTAGCCAATAGCGTTGACGAAAATATCTCTGGCACCGCGGGTGAAATACCTGAATATACCGTGGTTAACTTCAATATTGGTACTGAGCTTTTTAAGCAAAATAATAGTGGTTTAAAGCTAGGTTTATCAGTCAACAACCTATTTGATAATGAGTACTTCTTCCGAGGATTAGATGTATCACCGGCAGGAAAAGTCCCCGCGCCAGGTCGCTCATTTAGTCTAGACATTGGCTATACTTTCTAA
- a CDS encoding HpcH/HpaI aldolase family protein has product MPFSNALKSKLAKQDIIYGILNSVPSPVICEMFAYAGFDFAVIDTEHVLISDETLAHCIRAADCSGLTLLVRVPDDDPLTIAKVLDAGAAGIVVSRVSSLEMAKNAIKASKYPPIGTRGITGGRNTGFGTLALQNYIDQANDETLVCLMIEDAAGMASLPEIVALDHVDMILESALDLSLSLGYGTQVNHPAVQAQIHKMAQICRDNNIAFCAIPRTPEQQVSWHQKGTQAFLLGEDRGMIFKHFKQQLEALKNTK; this is encoded by the coding sequence ATGCCATTCTCCAATGCGCTGAAATCAAAGCTTGCGAAACAAGATATTATCTATGGGATCTTAAACTCAGTCCCCTCTCCTGTTATTTGTGAAATGTTTGCTTATGCGGGTTTTGATTTTGCGGTTATCGATACCGAACACGTACTTATTTCGGATGAGACACTGGCACATTGCATTCGTGCAGCAGACTGCTCTGGACTGACTCTTTTGGTGAGAGTTCCTGATGATGATCCACTAACTATCGCTAAAGTCTTAGATGCTGGCGCAGCGGGCATTGTGGTATCACGAGTGTCGAGCCTAGAGATGGCTAAAAATGCCATTAAAGCCAGTAAATACCCACCCATTGGCACACGTGGGATCACGGGTGGCCGTAATACGGGTTTCGGTACGCTAGCGTTACAAAACTATATCGACCAGGCCAACGATGAAACCTTAGTCTGCCTTATGATCGAAGACGCAGCCGGTATGGCATCACTACCTGAAATCGTAGCTTTAGATCATGTCGATATGATTCTGGAGAGCGCATTAGATCTGAGCCTATCGCTGGGCTATGGCACTCAAGTGAATCACCCCGCCGTTCAAGCACAAATTCATAAAATGGCGCAAATTTGCCGTGACAATAATATCGCTTTCTGCGCAATTCCAAGAACACCTGAACAGCAAGTTAGCTGGCATCAAAAAGGCACTCAGGCATTTTTGCTAGGCGAAGATCGGGGAATGATTTTTAAACATTTTAAACAACAGCTCGAAGCACTTAAAAATACCAAATAA
- a CDS encoding YkgJ family cysteine cluster protein — MNNNLEIVTRLRERIPTFECVPGCHDCCGPVTTSSEEMSCLPVKTDAEHDAALEEWNCVHLGPKGCKVYKQRPLICRVFGTTSNMPCPNGRKPEEMLDTETEAQVHHYIANTRQVLV, encoded by the coding sequence ATGAATAATAATCTAGAGATTGTCACCCGTCTGCGTGAGCGCATTCCAACGTTCGAATGTGTGCCAGGTTGTCACGATTGTTGTGGACCGGTAACGACGTCTTCGGAAGAGATGTCGTGTCTGCCAGTGAAAACAGATGCTGAACATGACGCCGCATTAGAAGAGTGGAACTGCGTACATTTGGGCCCTAAAGGTTGCAAAGTTTACAAGCAACGACCGTTGATCTGCAGAGTGTTTGGCACAACATCGAATATGCCCTGCCCGAATGGTCGTAAACCAGAAGAGATGCTTGATACTGAAACAGAGGCTCAGGTCCATCACTACATTGCGAATACACGCCAAGTATTGGTGTAA
- a CDS encoding diguanylate cyclase domain-containing protein, translated as MHKFVTSKFTLGILLLSGILLSLCLLQADTKVSGSIDWLDVATEGALLLLGLSWLALVLQARPGGKVTQLLIFGLLGYSLGCYMDLLDEFFINHSLPFWFAFLEKLPTPIGLLTLTGGLWLWREEQITINEQLRTREQFFRQHKLVDRVTKIYDARAIRHQIVLNRNNAISLIMIDIDNFSEINQRDGFHQGDKLLANIAQMLTCQLRSQDLVCRFAGDRFIILLPHCSASFSQAMAAELQLAIARFGCQASSAYVHYDPHTESAAADAENLISQINREMERVKQARSWPKAV; from the coding sequence ATGCATAAATTTGTTACCTCAAAGTTTACTCTAGGCATCCTCTTGCTTAGCGGCATATTGCTCAGCCTCTGTCTGTTACAGGCCGATACCAAAGTTAGCGGTAGTATTGATTGGCTTGATGTCGCGACAGAGGGTGCTTTGCTGCTGCTTGGGTTAAGTTGGCTTGCACTAGTGTTGCAAGCTCGTCCGGGAGGCAAAGTCACTCAACTGCTAATCTTCGGTTTACTAGGTTATAGCTTGGGCTGTTATATGGATCTGCTCGATGAGTTTTTTATTAACCACAGTCTGCCCTTTTGGTTCGCCTTTCTTGAAAAGCTACCAACCCCTATCGGCTTGCTTACACTAACGGGTGGCTTATGGCTGTGGCGCGAAGAACAGATCACCATTAATGAGCAGCTACGCACTCGAGAGCAGTTTTTTCGTCAGCACAAACTCGTAGATAGGGTGACTAAGATCTATGATGCTCGCGCAATACGTCACCAAATAGTACTCAACCGCAATAACGCAATAAGCTTGATCATGATTGATATCGACAATTTTTCTGAGATTAATCAACGCGACGGCTTCCACCAAGGTGATAAGTTACTCGCCAATATTGCCCAAATGCTCACTTGCCAACTGCGCTCCCAAGACCTCGTCTGCCGATTTGCTGGCGACCGTTTCATTATTTTACTACCTCACTGTTCAGCATCCTTCTCACAAGCGATGGCAGCAGAGCTGCAACTAGCAATCGCTCGGTTTGGTTGCCAAGCCAGTAGTGCCTATGTTCACTATGATCCACACACAGAGTCAGCCGCTGCCGATGCAGAGAACTTGATCAGTCAGATAAATAGAGAGATGGAACGCGTCAAACAAGCAAGATCTTGGCCTAAGGCGGTCTAG
- a CDS encoding AraC family transcriptional regulator, whose protein sequence is MQSIAYAQDKCIDSQLLITSIVAIFEYRQLDVNRLLKGTGIFRQDLQLIDHKISPLQLMSLIDNALALWPGDDLAFLLGQQWLPVQSGSLTNGLFCCDGLAQMQNFWHQYHWASQPWLQGWHWRTENLQHLLLQLDIGAQRQQRFFIELTLSSLVSTYKKLSHNTWQGHFSLPYTAPKLLDQYYKYLGEDLSFNQPICVISYDPDIHQHPFELANSQGLKLARQQVKQQKQAAHYRIGLPAAIRLLLIRRKTRSYTLPQIAEQLSLSPATLKRRLKAYDIRFQQLQDQANMQQAIFLLAISGENNLTVAKQLQFADGNNFRRSFKRWTGQLPSQFKYWLSQVSQP, encoded by the coding sequence ATGCAGTCCATTGCCTACGCTCAAGATAAATGTATTGATAGCCAACTGCTGATCACCAGTATCGTGGCGATATTTGAATATCGACAGCTCGATGTAAACCGCTTACTCAAAGGAACAGGTATTTTCAGGCAAGATTTACAACTCATCGACCACAAGATTAGCCCCTTGCAACTCATGAGCTTAATCGACAATGCACTCGCCCTATGGCCAGGCGATGACTTGGCATTTTTACTCGGGCAGCAATGGTTACCGGTGCAAAGCGGTTCACTCACCAATGGGCTTTTTTGCTGCGATGGCCTAGCGCAAATGCAGAACTTTTGGCATCAATATCATTGGGCTAGTCAACCATGGCTGCAAGGGTGGCATTGGCGCACTGAAAACTTACAACACCTGCTACTGCAATTGGATATTGGTGCTCAGCGGCAACAGCGTTTTTTTATTGAATTGACGCTTTCAAGTTTAGTATCAACCTATAAAAAGCTGAGCCATAACACATGGCAAGGCCACTTTTCACTGCCTTATACAGCGCCTAAGTTATTAGATCAATACTACAAATATTTGGGTGAAGACTTGTCATTTAATCAACCTATCTGCGTGATTAGCTACGACCCAGACATACACCAACATCCATTCGAACTGGCAAACTCACAAGGGCTTAAACTCGCCCGCCAACAAGTTAAACAGCAGAAGCAAGCAGCCCATTATCGAATAGGACTTCCCGCAGCCATCCGTTTATTGCTCATAAGGCGAAAAACTCGATCATACACACTGCCACAGATAGCGGAACAATTAAGCCTCAGCCCAGCCACGTTAAAGCGCCGACTCAAAGCGTATGACATTCGTTTTCAACAACTGCAAGATCAGGCCAATATGCAACAAGCTATCTTCCTACTCGCAATTTCTGGTGAGAATAATTTAACCGTTGCCAAGCAACTACAATTTGCCGACGGCAATAACTTTAGACGTTCATTTAAACGCTGGACAGGGCAACTCCCCAGCCAGTTCAAGTATTGGCTAAGCCAAGTTAGCCAGCCCTAA